The Phacochoerus africanus isolate WHEZ1 chromosome 3, ROS_Pafr_v1, whole genome shotgun sequence genome window below encodes:
- the SLPI gene encoding antileukoproteinase: MKPSGLLPFVLLALGILAPWAVEGAENALKGGACPPRKIVQCLRYEKPKCTSDWQCPDKKKCCRDNCGIKCLNPVAITNPVKVKPGKCPVVYGQCMMLNPPNHCKTDSQCLGDLKCCRSMCGKVCLTPVKA; encoded by the exons ATGAAGCCCAGTGGCCTCTTGCCCTTCGTGCTTCTTGCCCTGGGAATCCTGGCACCTTGGGCCGTGGAAGGTGCTGAAAATG CTTTGAAAGGGGGAGCCTGCCCTCCTAGAAAAATTGTCCAGTGCCTTAGATATGAGAAACCCAAGTGCACAAGTGACTGGCAGTGTCCAGACAAGAAGAAATGTTGCCGAGATAATTGCGGAATCAAATGCCTGAACCCTGTTGCTATCACGAACCCAG TTAAGGTGAAGCCTGGGAAGTGTCCAGTGGTCTATGGCCAGTGTATGATGCTCAACCCCCCCAATCACTGCAAGACAGACAGCCAGTGCCTGGGTGACTTAAAATGCTGCAGGAGCATGTGCGGGAAAGTCTGCCTCACCCCTGTGAAAG CCTGA
- the LOC125122049 gene encoding antileukoproteinase-like, with product MKPSSLFIFLVIFASGFLMSWAVKGAGEEELESFKPHPGKTKRGSCPFIRPAMCLVYEPPECQNDWQCPKRQKCCRGTCGIKCLDPVNPSKSVKVNPGKCPVVTGQCKMLNPIDHCQNDSNCLNGLKCCKGICGNICVQPVKDVSLPVQYG from the exons ATGAAGCCCAGCAGCCTTTTCATCTTCCTGGTGATATTTGCCTCTGGATTCCTGATGTCCTGGGCTGTGAAAGGGGCTGGCGAAGAGGAGTTGGAGTCTTTCAAGCCACATCCAG GAAAAACTAAACGTGGATCCTGCCCCTTCATACGCCCTGCAATGTGCCTGGTATATGAACCCCCTGAATGCCAGAATGACTGGCAGTGTCCAAAGAGGCAAAAATGCTGCCGTGGCACTTGTGGCATCAAATGCTTGGATCCTGTAAACCCATCAAAGTCAG TTAAGGTCAATCCTGGGAAGTGTCCTGTGGTCACTGGCCAGTGTAAGATGCTCAACCCCATAGACCACTGCCAGAATGACAGCAACTGCCTGAATGGTCTCAAGTGCTGCAAGGGTATATGTGGGAACATATGTGTCCAGCCGGTAAAAG ATGTATCCTTGCCAGTTCAATATGGTTAG